ATCTGCTGGCACATCTTTTCTGCTGGAAGAAATAAAACTATATTGAAATTTTTCTGCCGTAGTACCTATCAAAAGCGTTATATCATTCTTTTGAATACGTTTCGTAAACGTTAGTAAATTATCCCACACCCAATGCAATGTGTTTGAGTTCTTGATATTTAAACTGCTTCGATTATTATATTGATTACCGCCCGCAATTAAAAAGGTAGTAGTATCGGAATTGAATTGATAATTATAAGCCCGGTTGGCATTGCTGTACCAATCAGCACCAATAGAAGAGCGATAGGTTACCCATTGAAAAGGTTTTATTTCTACGTAAGCGGCGCCTTGCAACCTGTTGCTGATCGCTTTTATATTATTATCATTAAGATCGAGCAATGGATTGCCTACATTTTGATAAGCAGAAGTATTACCGTACTTGCCATTTTCGATATTGGCTATAATGGGTGCAGCACGATATGCGTCATTCAATACAGAACCTGCATTACCCAATGAATCAAGATTTATATTATTAAATCCATTTTGATTAACTCCGTTACTGTAAGATGCCTGTATTCCAAACTTTATAGCATTGGTGACCTTAAACTCTTCATTAGAACGCAAGGTGAAACGTTTATAATTATTGTTGATGACGATACCATCCTGGTCAATATAGCCTGCGCTGAAAAAATAAACTGCCTTATCATTACCTCCTGATATAGACAGGTTGTGGGTTTGCTGCCATGCATTACGTAAAATAGTATTGTACCAATCGGTTGAATAAGGTGTAGAGATAGGAATTTGCCCGGTGGAAGCCTGGTAATAATTATCATACTCTGCTGTATTCGCCATTCGTACCAGATTAGCGGCCTGCGATACACCTATGTTATCACTGTAGTTAATTACCATTTTCCCTGATGCTCCCTTTTTAGTAGTGATAATAACTACTCCATTTGCACCACGGGATCCATATATAGATGTAGCCGAAGCATCTTTTAATATAGTAATGTCGGTTATATCGGCTGTATTAATATTAGTGATATCATCCGTAAGTATTCCATCTACTACATACAATGCATGTGTACCACCCAAAGCAGTACCCGTACCTCTTATTCGTATCTGTGGTGCAATACCGGGAGAGCTGCTGGCAATTATTTGCACACCTGTTGCTTTGCCTTGAAGTGCTTGTGTTGGTGTGTTTACAATTTGTTTTACCAGGTCTGATCCGTTAACGGTAGATGTTGCTCCGGTAACATCACGTTTCCGTTGCGTACCATAACCTACTACAATTACCTGTGTCAATTCTTCTGCGCTTGTTGCAAGTGTTACATTGATGCCGGTTTGTCCAGCCACCGTTACCATCTGTGTTTTATATCCCACAGAAGAAAAAACCAGTACATCACTGTCCGATGCGATGATTGCAAATTCTCCGGTTGCATTCGTTGTAGTACCTTTACTTGTGCCTTGTATTTGAATGGAAACATTGGATAGTGCAAGCCCGGCCTCGCTTGTTACTTTACCTGAAACAGCGTGTTCATGAATTGTATCAATTTGAGCCAATCCCTTAACCGGCATTAGAACAATGACAAACAAAATTCTCTTTGCAAGCTTTATTTTGAAATCCGTAAAAAAAGATTTCATAATCGTTAATTATACAAAAGCAACTTCAATTTTCTTGCCAGTATAGTTAAGGACTGAATCTCAACATTTTTTGAGAGAAAGAATATGGCATGAGAAAAAAATTCCACAGTTGAGAATGAATTAGAGGAAAGGGAAGAGCCATTGAGTTAGCAAGTAATAAAAAATAGTTCTGAGCGTGTTGATTAAATTGCACAGTTATTTATCACATTATATAGAACCAACCTACTTCCCGATACAAAATTTACTAAACACATAATCCAGCACAGTCTCATTGGTTATAGTACCGGTTATTTCAGAAATGTAGTGAAGACAACGATGTATGTCGGGAGTTAACAAGTCGCCGGAAATATTTTTATCCAAACCGGTTTTTATTGCCGCCAAGGATTCGCTTATTTTTTGCAAAGCTGCATGATGACGACTATTGGTAACAACAGCATTTTCAGCAATATCATTATGCACAGTAGCTGCAAATAGCTTCTCTTTTAATTCTTTTATGCCTTGTTGCTGCTTGGCTGATATTAATAATGCATTTTCAAAATTAGTAGAACCAGTATCTGCCTTATTACCAATCAACAGGTAATTTATTTGTTGACGCTGAAGATCTTTTTCAATTTTTAATAAGTCTTCGGCAGTATAAGAATTTACATCAAATAAATACAAAACAATATCTGCAGAACGCATTTTTGCCAGGCTTTTCTCTACTCCTATACTTTCAATTATGTCAGATGTATGTTCACGAATTCCCGCTGTATCAATCAATCGAAACAAAACATCATTAATATTAATCACTTCTTCAATAGTATCTCTTGTAGTGCCGGCGATATCGCTTACAATTGCCCTGTCTTCATTCAATAAGGTATTTAATAAGGTTGATTTACCTGCATTGGGTTTACCGATAATGGCAACACTAATTCCATTGCGGATAACATTCCCTAATTGAAATGATTCCAATAATTCATTGGTGATTACCTGTGCTTTTTCAATTAGCTCGTAGAATTTTTTTCTGTCGGCAAACTCAACATCTTCCTGGCTAAAATCCAATTCTAACTCTATCAGGGCTGAGAAAGTGATCAATTCCTCCCGCAGTTGTTTTAATACATCTGAAAAACCTCCCCGAATATTATGCAATGCTGCCTTCTGTGAAGCGGATGTGTTACTGGCGATCAGATCTGCTACTGCTTCTGCCTGGGTGAGATCTAACTTACCATTCAAAAAAGCACGTTGCGTGAACTCTCCTGCCTTTGCCAATCTTGCGCCTTTATTAATGCAAGCTTGCAATACCTGTTGTTGTACATAAGGAGAACCATGACAACTTATTTCTACCACATCTTCGCCTGTATAACTTTTAGGATTTTTAAACAATGAAACGACTACTTCATCCAGCACTTTATCATCCTCCTTAATAAAACCAACATGCAATGTATGTGAAGCCTGTTTCAACAGCTCTTTCGAAGGAAATAAAGAATTGATAATACTGAACGATTCTTTACCGCTTAGACGTATAACGCCAATAGCTCCAATACCGGGCGGCGTTGCCAGTGCAACAATGGTATCATCCCAACCGGAAAGATTATTTAACATCTATCAAAGATAAATTGTCTGGCGGGATTGAAACGATTTTTATGACCTGCTCGCTGTTCGCCATCAGTTCATATTTGCCAGCGCTTTTTCATCCATTTTATCAGGCGTATCTATATAGTAATGTTTGATATCGTTAATAGACACTTCATCCAGCATATCCATCAAATTTTTATAAGAAGATTCTTTACCGGGTTTTATTATCAATATCATATCTTGTTTTGTTCCTTTTGCCATGAATACTTTTTGTTGCTTTTGCTGCAATAGCTTGCGTAAACCATTTGATGAAAAAGTAGTTTTTAAAGGAAGGTTGCTCTCACCCGATATGCCTTCATAATAATAAAGTTTATTATCGCCTTGCAGTAATAACGTTATAGTGCATGATTCACATACGGGAGTAGTTGCTGGACTATCTTTCGGCATCAACAACTGCGATACTGCAGGTTTTGACAATGAGGTAGTAAGAATAAAAAATGTGATCAATAAAAAACCCAGATCAACCATAGGGGTCAGATCAACACCCAACCTTTTTTTAATGCAGCGTTTAACACCGGCCGTTTTTTTACGGATGCCTGCTTCTATCTCTGCCATAGTAATTAGTTTACTATTTAGATCACTATATCGATCGATTCCATACTGCTATTTAAATAAACTTTATTGCTGATATTTTTTACAATAAAAAAACCTCTTCATTACTGAAGAGGTTTAAAAAACTATTTAAATTTAATTTTCCTGCACAACAAACGTTATTGGTTGACGACGGTATGCATTTACGTTACGTCCATTCTGCAATGCCGGGGTCCATTTAGGTCCTCTTTTAATTGCACGGATAGCTTCGTCTTCCATACCATAGCCAAAGTGTGTTTCAGCTTCTACATCACTAATGCTTCCATCTTTACTCACAATAAATTTCACAATAACAGTATACGTTCCTTCCGGAGCACCATTATCAATAGGAGCACTTGCATTTAAGTTCTTCTCCAAATAACGTCTCCAGGCTCCATCTCCACCCGGAAATGCTGCCTCTTTTTCAACTTTTGTAAAAACGGTATTGTCATCTGGTGGAGCTTCTACTACACCCGTTCCTTTTTCTTCAACAGGAGGCGCTACAACACCATTGTCTTTCACACCTTCCTGGGTGTTAACATCTATTTTAGTGTCTTCCACTTTTGCAATTTCCGGTGGCTTTTCATCCTTCGGAACTTCTTCATCCTTCACCACTTTTGGTGGAGTAAACTTGATCGTTTCCACTTTAGGAGGTGGGGGTAATTTTGGCGGTGGTGGTGGTGGCGGTAGTGGTTTATCCGGTTTCTTTACATTTGAAAGAGACACATCTTTTACCTCTATTGCTACTTCTTCTTTTGGTCTAAGTGCATTTGATAAAAAATACACCAGGAAAATCAAAACACCAATGCTCAAAGTAATAAGCGCTGCATTTCTTAAACGCTTGTTATACGTTTTGCGCAGATCATAAGCTCCATAATCTTTGTTTTTTCCTTCAAAGAGTATGTCTAACAGATCTGCCGATAATATTTTGTTTGCTTCC
The Ferruginibacter albus DNA segment above includes these coding regions:
- a CDS encoding SusC/RagA family TonB-linked outer membrane protein → MKSFFTDFKIKLAKRILFVIVLMPVKGLAQIDTIHEHAVSGKVTSEAGLALSNVSIQIQGTSKGTTTNATGEFAIIASDSDVLVFSSVGYKTQMVTVAGQTGINVTLATSAEELTQVIVVGYGTQRKRDVTGATSTVNGSDLVKQIVNTPTQALQGKATGVQIIASSSPGIAPQIRIRGTGTALGGTHALYVVDGILTDDITNINTADITDITILKDASATSIYGSRGANGVVIITTKKGASGKMVINYSDNIGVSQAANLVRMANTAEYDNYYQASTGQIPISTPYSTDWYNTILRNAWQQTHNLSISGGNDKAVYFFSAGYIDQDGIVINNNYKRFTLRSNEEFKVTNAIKFGIQASYSNGVNQNGFNNINLDSLGNAGSVLNDAYRAAPIIANIENGKYGNTSAYQNVGNPLLDLNDNNIKAISNRLQGAAYVEIKPFQWVTYRSSIGADWYSNANRAYNYQFNSDTTTFLIAGGNQYNNRSSLNIKNSNTLHWVWDNLLTFTKRIQKNDITLLIGTTAEKFQYSFISSSRKDVPADPNLWYIGVGDANSSQNDGNGDAWSRASYFGRINYAYDNKYLLTASIRSDGSSRLPSQNRYRTYPSVGLGWVISKEDFMRDQKIFDYLKLRGSWGRVGNDQIETGAFTTTVAQNLGYPFGGIADNATNGSRITQFKDPNITWEETEEYDAALEFAFFNSKLTGEINYYNKNVLNALINKFILATIYDENSLVLTNAATIQNKGWEFSLNWKDKVSKNVSYSIGGNITFNTNTVTSLNGGVPTYGGDIGANQGLVTLTDVGQPVGSFYVLQVLGVFNTDADVNNYVDKNGNKIQPTANPGDFKYLDKNGDGKIDDNDRVFAGSYQPVAYYGINGSVTYKNWDFSFDIYGNAGNKVYNGKRAVRVYGTDNVEADLAYNRWTPTNQSQTQPAANTGNLLASTYFVESGSFARLNNVTIGFTLPEKTLQRIKISGLRIFASVQNIYTLKAYSGFTAELPGEPTDSGIELDAYPTTRSMVVGVNVSL
- a CDS encoding ExbD/TolR family protein, whose amino-acid sequence is MAEIEAGIRKKTAGVKRCIKKRLGVDLTPMVDLGFLLITFFILTTSLSKPAVSQLLMPKDSPATTPVCESCTITLLLQGDNKLYYYEGISGESNLPLKTTFSSNGLRKLLQQKQQKVFMAKGTKQDMILIIKPGKESSYKNLMDMLDEVSINDIKHYYIDTPDKMDEKALANMN
- the mnmE gene encoding tRNA uridine-5-carboxymethylaminomethyl(34) synthesis GTPase MnmE — its product is MLNNLSGWDDTIVALATPPGIGAIGVIRLSGKESFSIINSLFPSKELLKQASHTLHVGFIKEDDKVLDEVVVSLFKNPKSYTGEDVVEISCHGSPYVQQQVLQACINKGARLAKAGEFTQRAFLNGKLDLTQAEAVADLIASNTSASQKAALHNIRGGFSDVLKQLREELITFSALIELELDFSQEDVEFADRKKFYELIEKAQVITNELLESFQLGNVIRNGISVAIIGKPNAGKSTLLNTLLNEDRAIVSDIAGTTRDTIEEVININDVLFRLIDTAGIREHTSDIIESIGVEKSLAKMRSADIVLYLFDVNSYTAEDLLKIEKDLQRQQINYLLIGNKADTGSTNFENALLISAKQQQGIKELKEKLFAATVHNDIAENAVVTNSRHHAALQKISESLAAIKTGLDKNISGDLLTPDIHRCLHYISEITGTITNETVLDYVFSKFCIGK
- a CDS encoding energy transducer TonB; protein product: MEANKILSADLLDILFEGKNKDYGAYDLRKTYNKRLRNAALITLSIGVLIFLVYFLSNALRPKEEVAIEVKDVSLSNVKKPDKPLPPPPPPPKLPPPPKVETIKFTPPKVVKDEEVPKDEKPPEIAKVEDTKIDVNTQEGVKDNGVVAPPVEEKGTGVVEAPPDDNTVFTKVEKEAAFPGGDGAWRRYLEKNLNASAPIDNGAPEGTYTVIVKFIVSKDGSISDVEAETHFGYGMEDEAIRAIKRGPKWTPALQNGRNVNAYRRQPITFVVQEN